One stretch of Balneolaceae bacterium DNA includes these proteins:
- a CDS encoding PQQ-binding-like beta-propeller repeat protein → MSFLLASCSGGREWDQAVPAKTPFVLMPAQDATLQSALEAPYIPFLDDVTGSAINLVGEVARLSGSDPALRAVLLYPGTGNALQPVWVAEAPGGLPDAFREHFYRDFTQNEYTFHGVRIHRLHVSERVIFAAIHRGSLLLSESSLALENMLRTYRGEQDALDLRALSAPPGSFVLNTPSLGRWAEQVARIMYRPSLLGSFRGSAPMVMRMDTAAAGDNLMLRFSASMDLTGGGGRSELVSALSTENRPLLLDRYISSDAAAFGIFRLEPPSSPPDTLSDPTPLDSALVTDPGLYPLLAQSMSPEFAMVMYAESGYESVGEHLFLRRLANPGQFRQQLQRLRDKGVIELRDGVWLASGRLLSGLIGSGLGSYDEYYLNITGEAAVISKRRGLTEVVASDRDRRRVMYYDANYTSIREGLPDEVSGLVVTGPDFSSFISSYLAPDTYIDVLTDQFDLLALSARRADDGNKLDLKVETFRTQQRTSPYEENWIKPDIGPDLSGRPVLADLGGSPRSEVIVATRSGSVMALAASDGTEVLRVNTGSDTPVGAPVVYDWYGTGQNVILLAAGNKIYGWNDTGSPLPQFPMQLDEQVTTPLMVGDVNRDGQPEAIVGTADRRLHALDGRGNNIQGWPVSTNTSMTRTPLVAEIDGEQTVAAFSENTVHAWNADGSPREGYPKFINASLTSSPVLHENHILGGGADGYLYAMGPGPFFQDSLDVYNDFGVSGQTPQAVYVSNSSLSGTPAVHTLTVRPNPEEDPVTRPVILTSSSNGSVFLLGLGGELLFTGSMGQPISQDTSPTLADVNGDGRPDIVALANFGRLYAWDTVTGERISLPTAGMEFPVLEDLNGDGYVELIARTREGLRCWTLYGD, encoded by the coding sequence ATGAGTTTCCTGCTTGCTTCCTGCTCCGGCGGGAGGGAGTGGGACCAGGCCGTGCCGGCCAAGACGCCTTTTGTGCTCATGCCTGCACAGGACGCCACCCTGCAGTCGGCCCTGGAGGCGCCCTACATCCCCTTCCTGGACGACGTGACCGGATCCGCCATCAACCTGGTGGGCGAAGTCGCCCGCCTGTCCGGAAGCGACCCCGCGCTGCGCGCCGTGCTGCTCTATCCCGGCACCGGCAACGCCCTGCAGCCGGTCTGGGTGGCCGAGGCGCCCGGGGGACTCCCCGACGCCTTCCGCGAACATTTCTACCGTGATTTCACCCAGAACGAATATACCTTCCACGGGGTGCGCATCCACCGCCTGCACGTCAGCGAGCGGGTGATTTTCGCGGCCATCCACCGCGGCTCCCTGCTGCTATCGGAGTCGAGCCTGGCGCTGGAAAACATGCTGCGCACCTACCGCGGCGAGCAGGATGCGCTGGACCTGCGCGCGCTCTCCGCTCCCCCGGGCTCCTTTGTGCTTAATACGCCCAGCCTGGGACGCTGGGCGGAGCAAGTGGCCCGCATTATGTACCGCCCCTCCCTGCTGGGCAGTTTCCGAGGTTCGGCCCCCATGGTCATGCGCATGGATACCGCCGCGGCGGGCGACAACCTGATGCTTCGCTTTTCGGCTTCCATGGACCTGACCGGGGGAGGCGGCCGCAGCGAGCTGGTCTCCGCCCTGTCCACAGAGAACCGCCCTCTGCTGCTGGACCGCTACATCTCCTCCGACGCGGCCGCCTTCGGTATTTTCCGCCTGGAGCCGCCCTCCTCGCCTCCCGACACGCTCTCTGACCCCACACCGCTGGATTCCGCCCTGGTGACCGATCCCGGCCTCTATCCCCTGCTGGCCCAGAGCATGTCGCCGGAATTCGCCATGGTCATGTATGCCGAGTCGGGCTATGAATCGGTGGGCGAACATCTCTTTCTTAGGCGTCTCGCCAATCCCGGCCAGTTCCGACAGCAGCTGCAGAGACTGCGCGACAAGGGAGTCATCGAACTGCGGGACGGAGTATGGCTGGCCTCCGGGCGCCTACTCTCCGGTCTGATCGGTTCCGGACTCGGCTCCTACGACGAATACTACCTGAACATCACTGGGGAGGCGGCCGTAATTTCCAAGCGCAGGGGACTTACCGAAGTGGTGGCCTCCGACCGCGACCGGAGGCGCGTGATGTACTACGACGCCAACTATACCTCCATACGGGAAGGTCTCCCCGACGAGGTGAGCGGCCTGGTGGTGACGGGTCCCGACTTTTCGTCCTTCATCTCCTCCTACCTCGCCCCCGATACCTATATAGACGTCCTTACTGACCAGTTCGATCTGCTTGCCCTGAGCGCCCGGCGCGCGGACGACGGCAACAAGCTGGACCTGAAGGTGGAAACCTTCCGTACGCAGCAACGCACCTCACCCTACGAGGAAAACTGGATTAAACCCGACATCGGACCGGACCTGAGCGGGCGCCCTGTGCTGGCCGACTTAGGGGGGAGTCCCCGCAGCGAGGTGATCGTCGCGACGCGGAGCGGAAGTGTCATGGCACTGGCCGCATCCGACGGTACGGAGGTGCTTCGCGTCAACACCGGCTCGGACACGCCCGTAGGGGCGCCGGTGGTCTACGACTGGTACGGTACCGGGCAGAACGTAATTCTGTTGGCAGCCGGCAACAAAATCTACGGCTGGAACGATACCGGAAGCCCCCTTCCGCAGTTTCCCATGCAGCTTGACGAACAGGTCACCACCCCGCTGATGGTGGGCGACGTGAACCGCGACGGACAGCCGGAGGCCATTGTGGGTACGGCCGACCGCCGTCTGCACGCCCTGGACGGCCGGGGCAACAACATCCAGGGCTGGCCGGTTTCCACCAACACCAGCATGACCCGAACGCCTCTTGTGGCGGAAATCGACGGGGAGCAGACTGTAGCGGCTTTCTCCGAGAACACCGTACACGCCTGGAATGCCGACGGCAGCCCGCGCGAGGGTTATCCCAAATTCATCAACGCCTCCCTGACATCTTCCCCCGTGCTCCACGAAAATCATATCCTGGGCGGAGGCGCCGACGGTTATCTCTACGCCATGGGACCAGGTCCCTTTTTCCAAGACTCCCTGGACGTGTATAACGATTTCGGAGTCTCCGGTCAGACCCCGCAGGCCGTTTACGTTTCCAACAGCAGCCTCAGCGGCACCCCGGCGGTACACACCCTTACCGTTCGACCCAACCCTGAAGAGGATCCTGTTACCCGCCCGGTGATCCTGACCTCCAGCTCCAATGGATCGGTCTTCCTGCTGGGACTCGGAGGCGAACTTCTCTTCACCGGAAGTATGGGCCAGCCCATCTCACAGGACACCTCGCCCACCCTGGCGGACGTCAACGGCGACGGCCGGCCCGATATCGTGGCCCTGGCCAATTTCGGCAGGCTCTACGCCTGGGATACGGTGACCGGGGAACGCATAAGTCTTCCGACTGCGGGCATGGAATTCCCCGTGCTTGAGGACCTGAACGGGGACGGCTATGTGGAGCTCATCGCCCGGACGCGTGAAGGGCTGCGTTGTTGGACGCTTTACGGCGACTGA
- a CDS encoding BatA domain-containing protein, whose amino-acid sequence MNFLNPLFLLGLLAVAVPVVIHLINIHRPRTVAFSTLAFFRELQKSTLRRIRIKRYLLMALRAAAVLLLALALARPFLPPTLSSTSGSGEARIRVLLVDNSPSMSRVGPSGPLIDRAREVAGMILDRAGAGDQFMVATTNGEGRAGTLVNASRARELVNEIEPVPRGNYLPQVLEGIAASLEESTATGVVLYLISDGQASQFAGSGEVELGDHASDHMVIQPVLLDEADQQNVSIASVELGGQMVNQGSPVELLVDVRNEGDQPVTNQYLSLESGGEIRGEYEFGLQPGEDRTFSFDYIPGQTGDNTGRVMLEGDELAYDNVRHFVVRVPESRSVTVLRREGEGESSFQSYLRPALEAAQLTDMQLEVQLNTFAEAEPADWETSGVLVLDGPQHVPEYWFDALQRYVQEGGGLLFFPSEQGDVTNYNAFFELFNGGSYDDVSGTYASFESVAQMAGLVQGHPVLDDLFETEEGEDIRLDMPQIYYHYQYDEPSNTGSYVLLETEDGDPLFTEQRFGEGTVLISAIGSDPGWSNFPVSPLYAPFYYRSLLYAASGEQGGIVQHTLGRPFDRQTDLTGSMATLSLNDREARPQVSNRPEGMRLQYAGREWEPGILEIAAGEQTHRVAVNLDIMESRFATLGEQQLRSYYGEQAAVSGVISAEELSADQLDAQLRSAGFGREIWNWFVWAALLLLLTESLVSRLYRAETLS is encoded by the coding sequence ATGAATTTCCTCAACCCGCTCTTTCTGCTGGGACTCCTGGCGGTGGCTGTGCCCGTGGTGATACACCTGATCAATATCCACCGCCCGCGGACCGTAGCATTCTCCACGCTTGCCTTTTTTCGTGAGCTCCAAAAGAGCACCTTGCGGCGCATCCGCATTAAGAGGTACCTGCTGATGGCGTTGCGGGCGGCCGCCGTGCTGCTGCTGGCCCTGGCTCTTGCCCGCCCCTTTCTACCTCCTACGCTCAGCAGCACTTCAGGTTCCGGCGAGGCGCGCATACGGGTGCTGCTGGTGGACAACAGTCCCAGCATGAGCCGCGTGGGTCCTTCGGGTCCCCTGATCGATCGCGCCCGTGAGGTGGCCGGGATGATCCTCGACCGTGCCGGTGCCGGCGACCAGTTTATGGTGGCCACCACCAACGGGGAGGGACGTGCAGGCACCCTGGTGAACGCCTCCCGCGCCCGGGAACTCGTCAACGAAATCGAGCCGGTGCCCCGGGGCAACTACCTGCCGCAGGTGCTGGAAGGCATCGCGGCGAGCCTGGAAGAGTCCACAGCCACCGGGGTGGTTCTCTACCTGATCAGCGACGGTCAGGCCTCCCAGTTTGCCGGCAGCGGGGAGGTCGAACTGGGCGACCACGCCTCCGATCACATGGTGATACAACCCGTACTGCTGGACGAGGCCGACCAGCAGAACGTCTCCATCGCCTCGGTGGAGCTCGGGGGACAGATGGTCAACCAGGGCTCGCCCGTGGAGCTGCTGGTGGACGTGCGCAACGAGGGCGATCAACCCGTGACCAACCAGTACCTGTCGCTGGAATCGGGCGGGGAGATCCGCGGGGAGTACGAATTCGGCCTGCAGCCCGGGGAAGACCGCACCTTCAGCTTTGACTACATACCCGGGCAGACCGGCGACAACACCGGTCGGGTCATGCTGGAAGGTGATGAACTGGCCTACGACAACGTGCGCCATTTTGTGGTGCGCGTGCCCGAGTCGCGTTCGGTCACCGTACTACGCCGCGAGGGAGAGGGCGAAAGCTCCTTTCAGTCCTACCTGCGTCCCGCCCTGGAAGCGGCGCAGCTCACCGACATGCAGCTGGAGGTACAGCTTAACACCTTTGCGGAGGCCGAGCCCGCCGACTGGGAGACGTCGGGCGTGCTGGTGCTCGACGGACCGCAGCACGTGCCCGAATACTGGTTCGACGCGCTGCAGCGCTACGTACAGGAGGGCGGGGGACTTCTCTTCTTCCCTTCCGAGCAGGGCGACGTGACGAACTACAACGCCTTCTTTGAACTCTTCAACGGGGGAAGCTACGACGACGTGAGCGGAACCTATGCCTCCTTCGAGTCCGTGGCGCAGATGGCCGGCCTGGTACAGGGGCACCCGGTGCTGGACGACCTTTTTGAAACGGAGGAAGGGGAGGACATCCGCCTGGATATGCCGCAAATCTACTACCACTACCAATACGACGAGCCCTCCAACACCGGTTCCTACGTGCTCCTGGAGACGGAGGACGGCGACCCGCTCTTCACCGAGCAGCGTTTTGGGGAGGGCACCGTGCTCATCTCCGCCATAGGCTCCGACCCGGGATGGAGCAATTTCCCGGTCAGCCCTCTCTATGCCCCCTTTTACTACCGCAGCCTGCTCTACGCGGCCTCCGGAGAGCAGGGAGGCATCGTGCAGCACACCCTGGGCCGCCCCTTCGACCGGCAGACCGACCTCACGGGCAGCATGGCGACCCTTTCCCTCAACGACCGGGAGGCGCGTCCGCAGGTGAGCAACCGGCCCGAGGGCATGCGCCTTCAGTATGCGGGCCGCGAATGGGAACCCGGCATCCTCGAAATAGCCGCGGGGGAGCAGACTCACCGGGTGGCGGTAAATCTGGACATAATGGAATCACGTTTCGCTACGTTAGGAGAACAGCAGCTGCGGTCCTACTACGGAGAGCAGGCGGCTGTTTCCGGCGTCATATCAGCCGAGGAGCTCAGCGCCGATCAGCTTGACGCGCAGCTCCGGTCGGCCGGTTTTGGCCGCGAAATCTGGAACTGGTTTGTGTGGGCCGCACTTTTGCTGTTACTTACTGAATCTCTGGTCTCACGCCTCTACCGGGCGGAAACCCTCTCATGA